One window of Treponema primitia ZAS-1 genomic DNA carries:
- the coaD gene encoding pantetheine-phosphate adenylyltransferase: MLKAAFPGSFDPPTFGHLDIIERAASLFDELVVVLAENRQKKSLFPLEERLSMVLELVKPWGNVTVESSGALTVDFMQARGIKVLVRGIRGPTDFPYEFDLSLWNKTLAPDMETLFMTTAPRYALVSSSAIKELASFHKDLSGYVPSLVEAALKKVF, from the coding sequence CTTTGGCCATCTTGATATAATTGAACGGGCAGCCTCCCTTTTTGACGAATTGGTGGTAGTTTTGGCCGAAAATCGGCAAAAAAAGAGCCTCTTTCCCCTGGAGGAACGATTATCCATGGTTTTGGAACTGGTCAAACCTTGGGGAAATGTTACGGTTGAAAGTTCCGGGGCGCTAACGGTGGATTTTATGCAAGCCCGGGGCATCAAGGTACTCGTCCGGGGTATTCGCGGGCCGACCGATTTTCCCTACGAATTTGACCTTTCCCTCTGGAATAAAACCCTGGCTCCGGATATGGAGACCCTGTTTATGACCACCGCCCCCCGGTATGCCCTGGTAAGTTCTTCCGCTATTAAGGAGCTGGCCTCGTTTCATAAGGATCTCTCGGGGTATGTGCCGTCTTTGGTTGAGGCTGCGTTGAAGAAGGTTTTTTAA